A stretch of Falco rusticolus isolate bFalRus1 chromosome 2, bFalRus1.pri, whole genome shotgun sequence DNA encodes these proteins:
- the C2H21orf62 gene encoding uncharacterized protein C21orf62 homolog: MKPVAFSAFSFWLALILAGFLGIHITGSFVRSQKNHTLIFTKENTIRNCSCSADIRDCDYCLANLMCNCKTVLLSTMEKTTYNSHLTIWFTDTSVLEMLLNFTRVRDLKLSFCGTTPLPAEYLAIWGLRKLRVNKIKGRFPEQSVTIYSSSNNEKENSLVVHSKDRQMLVYVSFLDTSLFNGYSLLKSYSVENISSITEHFPSLLYSDVFSTSDNNSYVVTFIY, encoded by the coding sequence ATGAAGCCAGTagccttctctgctttctccttttggCTGGCTCTCATTTTGGCTGGCTTCCTCGGCATACACATCACTGGCAGTTTTGTGAGAAGTCAGAAGAACCATACGCTAATTTTCACCAAGGAAAACACAATTCGcaactgcagctgctcagcagatATCCGTGATTGTGATTACTGCTTGGCAAACTTGATGTGCAATTGCaaaacagtgctgctttctACCATGGAAAAAACGACCTACAACAGCCACCTGACCATTTGGTTCACAGACACCTCTGTGCTGGAGATGCTCCTCAACTTCACAAGGGTGCGGGATTTGAAGCTGTCCTTCTGTGGCAccactcctctcccagcagaATACTTGGCCATCTGGGGACTTCGAAAGCTCCGGGTAAACAAAATCAAGGGGCGATTTCCAGAGCAGAGTGTAACCatctacagcagcagcaataacGAAAAAGAAAACTCACTTGTGGTGCACAGCAAAGACAGGCAAATGCTTGtatatgtttcttttctggataCCTCACTGTTCAATGGATATTCTTTGCTGAAGTCATACAGCGTGGAAAATATCTCTAGTATCACAGAGCACTTTCCCAGCCTGCTGTATTCTGATGTTTTCTCAACCTCAGATAACAACAGCTATGTTGTAACATTTATTTACTGA